The genomic DNA ATCAACAGGCGAACGGTCGTCGCGTCTTTCGGCACGATGAGCACATCCTCGGCCGCCGCGCTCCCTTGATACTGAAGCGAATTGCCGCCGCTGAAGGGGTCGGCAGCCAGAAACGCGCCGCCAGCGAACAATAGCGCGTTGTTCGTCTCGTCGGTCTCGGCTACCTGCTCGTCGCCATCGACGGCGGCCATCAGAAAATAATCTTGCTGCAAATCGGTGAACTCGGGAGTCAAGACCAGCGAGCGCGTCCCGGCTGTGGTATCGACGGGAATCGACTGCAACAGTTCGCCGAGCATCACGCCATCGGGCGAAGCATAGAGGCCGATCGTGAAATCGGGCGCGTAGTCGCCTGCGACCGAATAGCCGATCGAAAGCTGCGTGCCGTCGCTCGTGAACGTGTCGATCACGAAATCATAATAGCCGACGTACAGCGAAACGGCAGCCAACCCGCTATTTGCCTGACCATCGCTGCTGGAATAAATGAAACTGTCGCTCCCCTCGTAGCCCGAATCCGCCACGTAATCGAAGCTGCCATCGTCGTTGAGTGTGAGCGTTCCGTGCGTCGGCGGCGCGAATAGGTGGTGTATGAGCGATAGCCCGGCGCCCCTCAACGGTGAATTTCGGCCGCGGTGGCCTCATGCACGCTAGTTGCTTATTAAAAGACTGTCCACTTTTTCTGAACGCCAATGGGGTGCTTGCCAGGACGTTGACCTTTTGCCCAATGCCTCCTCCAGGTCCAGGTTGGCAACCATCCTGTGCCTCCAGCGTTTTTTTCTATGCCACTTTGCCCAGCAACAACTTGCAGAACTTCAAATACCATCCGTAGAATGTCCCCTTTTTTTATTCTTCTAGGGGCGTGCCATTTTTTCAATTGTCGCGTTAAATGAGCGCTGGCGGGCAAGAAGCTCCGGAAGGCGCCAAATAGCCCCACCAACAATCACTACGTGAATGAGGATGACTAGCAGCGCGACACGCCACAATCGCTGGTTACGTAGCAATCCCAGCCAAATCGCCAAGCTTAGCATCACTAACGACAGGGCAACAACCGCATTTGCGAAATACTGGCCATTGAGCAGGCAAAGTATCGCCACGGCAAGCAGTAATATAACTAGACTAACTATAGCGCGAGCTAGCCC from Pirellulales bacterium includes the following:
- a CDS encoding cadherin-like domain-containing protein: MRGAGLSLIHHLFAPPTHGTLTLNDDGSFDYVADSGYEGSDSFIYSSSDGQANSGLAAVSLYVGYYDFVIDTFTSDGTQLSIGYSVAGDYAPDFTIGLYASPDGVMLGELLQSIPVDTTAGTRSLVLTPEFTDLQQDYFLMAAVDGDEQVAETDETNNALLFAGGAFLAADPFSGGNSLQYQGSAAAEDVLIVPKDATTVRLLIGDPAASARDVPPGAPQAPFYDVTGDEGNVWDENDELVHVPGQVSRVDADAI